A stretch of the Planktothricoides raciborskii GIHE-MW2 genome encodes the following:
- a CDS encoding ShlB/FhaC/HecB family hemolysin secretion/activation protein, translated as MSISLLIFDDLARAEMLTNLSVVLPEDAVANQPDIDDNFGWSPEEMTSNWLPVFTGDDSLELSDISFVSFDSDRPIIDQNLTQNYITQNPPAPPLNPQPDPNRDRFPQPIPEPEPTSPEEEENVLPEPTPTEIPLPTESSEQFLVKKIEIVTSTVLTEAEIQQLVAPLEGNYITVQQLKEVADTITQIYLDRGYITSRAFIPDQTLDQTGIVRINIIEGVLEDVQVEGNRRINPSYIKRRIFLGASSPLNTALLEDKLRLLRLNPIFENVEASLRAGSEIGKSVLLVRIKEASPFVNNFSVDNLSPPSVGSQRAGITLGWRNVTGWGDDILGSFYISDGDSQVYDFSYRVPVNAMNGTVQLRVAPNRNGIVQDEFEELEIRGNSELYELSFRQPLARSPREEFALSLALAHQTGQTFTFQGPTPFGLGPDEDGISRTSVIKFGQDYIRRDVQGAWSVRSQFTLGTGWLNATVNPDPIPDGRFFSWTGQLQRVQRLNNNHLLIIQGDLQLTPNSLLSSQQFVIGGGSSLRGYRQNVRSGDNGFRFSVEDRITVIRNTSNFSILQVAPFVDMGSIWNHGDNPNPLPDEQFLVGIGAGVLWQVIPGLNMRLDYARPLISIDDKGDNLQDEGFYFTVNYGF; from the coding sequence ATGAGCATCAGCCTGCTAATATTTGACGATCTGGCTAGGGCAGAGATGCTGACAAATTTATCAGTGGTTTTGCCGGAAGATGCGGTGGCAAATCAACCGGATATTGATGATAACTTTGGTTGGTCTCCAGAAGAAATGACATCGAATTGGCTGCCGGTTTTTACGGGAGATGATTCTCTGGAATTGTCGGATATTTCTTTTGTTTCTTTTGACAGCGATCGCCCTATCATTGACCAAAACCTAACTCAAAATTATATAACTCAAAACCCACCGGCACCACCGCTTAATCCTCAACCCGACCCGAACCGCGATCGCTTTCCCCAACCAATCCCGGAACCGGAACCCACATCCCCAGAAGAGGAAGAAAATGTTCTCCCAGAACCCACCCCCACAGAAATTCCTTTACCGACTGAATCCTCTGAACAATTTCTGGTTAAAAAAATCGAGATTGTGACTTCTACTGTACTCACGGAGGCAGAAATTCAACAGCTTGTTGCCCCCTTGGAAGGGAATTACATTACGGTGCAACAATTGAAAGAAGTTGCGGATACGATTACCCAAATTTATTTGGATCGAGGTTATATTACCTCTCGTGCTTTTATTCCTGACCAAACTTTAGATCAAACTGGCATTGTTAGAATTAATATTATTGAAGGAGTTTTAGAAGATGTTCAAGTTGAAGGGAATCGTCGCATTAATCCTTCTTATATTAAGAGGCGGATTTTTTTAGGGGCAAGTAGTCCGCTGAATACAGCCTTATTAGAAGATAAACTCAGATTACTCCGGCTGAATCCGATTTTTGAAAATGTGGAAGCTTCTTTACGGGCTGGCAGTGAGATTGGTAAAAGTGTGCTCCTGGTAAGGATTAAAGAAGCCAGCCCTTTTGTGAATAATTTTAGTGTGGATAATTTATCGCCGCCGTCGGTGGGTTCACAAAGAGCGGGAATAACTTTGGGTTGGCGCAATGTCACCGGATGGGGTGATGATATTTTGGGTTCATTTTATATTTCCGATGGGGATTCACAAGTTTATGATTTCTCCTATCGCGTGCCGGTGAATGCGATGAATGGCACGGTTCAATTACGAGTAGCCCCAAACCGGAATGGCATTGTCCAAGATGAATTTGAAGAATTAGAAATTCGGGGCAATTCAGAATTGTATGAACTGAGTTTTCGTCAGCCTTTGGCGCGATCGCCTCGTGAAGAATTTGCCCTATCTTTGGCCTTAGCCCATCAAACAGGTCAGACCTTTACTTTCCAAGGCCCAACCCCTTTTGGCTTAGGCCCTGATGAAGACGGAATCAGTCGCACCAGCGTGATTAAATTTGGCCAAGACTATATCCGACGGGATGTGCAGGGAGCTTGGTCGGTGCGATCGCAATTTACCCTAGGCACCGGCTGGTTGAATGCTACCGTCAACCCCGATCCCATTCCTGATGGTCGTTTTTTCAGTTGGACGGGACAATTGCAGCGCGTCCAACGGCTGAACAACAATCACTTATTAATTATTCAAGGAGATCTACAACTTACACCCAATAGTCTATTATCTTCTCAGCAATTCGTGATTGGTGGCGGTAGTTCTTTACGGGGGTATCGGCAAAATGTCCGTTCTGGAGACAATGGCTTTCGCTTTTCCGTAGAAGACCGAATTACTGTGATTAGAAATACCTCTAACTTCTCCATCTTACAGGTTGCTCCATTTGTGGATATGGGCAGTATTTGGAATCATGGTGATAATCCTAATCCCTTACCAGATGAACAATTTTTAGTCGGCATCGGTGCGGGGGTGCTTTGGCAAGTAATTCCCGGTTTAAATATGCGGTTAGATTATGCCCGTCCTTTAATCTCTATAGACGATAAAGGCGACAATTTACAAGATGAAGGCTTTTACTTTACCGTCAACTATGGATTTTAA
- a CDS encoding DUF760 domain-containing protein: MVDQPNFMNSNTDSVDANQLLKYLRHQPPEVLANMAKSASTEIKEIISQNVQGMMGVLPSENFDIQITTNRENLAGLLASAMMTGYFLHKMEQRMHLEKSLASISSLDDDS; encoded by the coding sequence ATGGTAGATCAACCCAATTTTATGAATTCCAATACCGATTCTGTAGATGCCAATCAATTGCTGAAATATCTGCGGCACCAGCCCCCAGAAGTCTTAGCAAATATGGCCAAATCTGCTTCTACAGAAATCAAGGAAATTATCTCCCAAAATGTGCAAGGAATGATGGGAGTTCTACCATCAGAAAACTTTGATATTCAAATCACCACCAATCGCGAAAATTTAGCCGGTTTATTAGCTTCAGCCATGATGACCGGCTATTTTTTGCACAAAATGGAACAGCGAATGCACTTGGAGAAAAGTTTAGCCTCGATTAGTTCTTTAGATGATGACAGTTAA
- the trpA gene encoding tryptophan synthase subunit alpha — MNSVQQCFASLRDSHQGSPECALIPFITAGDPDLETTAQALQILDRNGADLIELGVPYSDPLADGPVIQAAATRALQRGTRLDDVLEMLAQVTPHLKAPIILFTYYNPILHRGLETFCQQIAQAGVKGLVVPDLPLEESAEVIKVATAHGISVVLLVAPTTPKDRIHAIAEQSQGFIYLVSVTGVTGMRTEIQSRAKDLLTQIRDLTDKPIGVGFGISDPEQATQVKNWGADAVIVGSAFVKRLADGTPAEGLKAIGDFCASLKAAIR; from the coding sequence ATGAACTCGGTTCAACAATGCTTTGCGTCTCTGCGTGATTCCCATCAGGGATCCCCCGAATGTGCCTTAATTCCTTTTATCACTGCTGGCGATCCTGACTTGGAGACAACGGCCCAGGCTTTGCAAATCCTAGATCGCAACGGGGCCGATCTGATTGAACTCGGTGTTCCCTATTCGGATCCCTTGGCCGATGGGCCAGTGATTCAAGCCGCAGCCACTCGCGCTTTGCAACGGGGCACCCGGTTAGATGATGTGTTAGAAATGCTGGCCCAAGTGACGCCACATCTGAAAGCACCGATTATTTTGTTTACTTATTACAACCCGATTTTGCATCGCGGGTTAGAAACTTTTTGCCAACAAATTGCCCAAGCTGGGGTCAAAGGGTTGGTGGTGCCCGATTTGCCGTTGGAAGAATCCGCTGAGGTGATTAAAGTAGCCACAGCCCACGGAATTTCCGTGGTGTTATTGGTGGCGCCGACCACTCCCAAAGACCGGATTCACGCGATCGCCGAACAGTCTCAGGGATTTATTTACTTAGTCAGCGTCACTGGGGTGACGGGGATGAGAACGGAAATTCAATCCCGGGCGAAAGATTTACTGACTCAGATTAGAGATTTGACCGACAAACCCATTGGGGTAGGTTTTGGTATTTCTGACCCAGAACAAGCCACCCAGGTGAAAAATTGGGGCGCTGATGCGGTGATTGTGGGCAGTGCCTTTGTCAAACGGTTAGCCGATGGAACTCCCGCTGAAGGATTAAAGGCGATCGGGGATTTTTGCGCCAGTCTCAAGGCCGCAATTCGTTAA
- a CDS encoding NB-ARC domain-containing protein: MDIEEALKWTDDRVFAKTGKHLDSLQMAILEGVWQRETYEKIGDDRHCSKHHVRKEASELWQILSNVLEENVKKSNVKSILENGIYSHISNVHIGNGNINVCSEQCPYPKAGKKRSTTNPDKVKTEKRHDLREVPKRDRLYNRIQELNTLKQWILEEKNPIVTIIGLSGIGKTALAVELVTQIKDNFDRLLWRNCSNAPSLESLKTDLIQFLSPQTETKSASLIDCLRSHRCLIILDDFQELFTSGELAGNYRPDCQDYSKFLKQIATTPHQSCLLILSWEKPIEIATLEGIKSPCRTLKIDGLGESAKEILTEMELTDEDRWLELIQLYNGNPLWLNIAANTIQELFDGSVADFLSGESVFLGDLEIILQEHYQRLSQIEKQALCWLARQETAGDISAHPPDLPLSESDFLKAVQSLLKRGLIEKVKGNGRSRFTLQPAIQQYVKNQF; encoded by the coding sequence ATGGATATTGAAGAAGCTTTAAAGTGGACTGACGATCGCGTTTTTGCGAAAACAGGAAAACATTTGGATTCTCTGCAAATGGCCATTTTAGAGGGGGTTTGGCAACGGGAAACTTACGAAAAAATAGGAGACGATCGACATTGCAGTAAGCATCATGTGAGAAAGGAAGCTTCGGAATTATGGCAAATCCTCTCGAATGTACTGGAAGAAAATGTTAAAAAATCTAATGTAAAATCAATTTTAGAAAATGGGATATATTCGCACATTTCAAACGTGCATATTGGTAATGGCAACATCAATGTTTGTAGCGAACAGTGTCCCTATCCAAAAGCAGGAAAAAAACGCTCAACTACCAACCCAGATAAAGTTAAAACCGAAAAACGCCACGATTTAAGGGAAGTTCCCAAGCGCGATCGCCTCTACAACCGCATCCAGGAACTCAACACCCTCAAACAATGGATCCTCGAAGAAAAAAACCCGATTGTTACTATTATCGGGTTATCGGGTATTGGCAAAACCGCCCTGGCAGTAGAACTGGTGACACAAATTAAAGATAACTTCGATCGCCTCTTATGGCGCAACTGTAGCAACGCCCCCAGTTTAGAATCCCTGAAAACCGATTTAATCCAATTTCTCTCCCCACAAACAGAAACAAAATCAGCATCGTTAATCGACTGTTTGCGATCGCATCGTTGCCTCATCATCCTCGATGACTTCCAAGAACTATTTACCAGTGGAGAATTAGCGGGCAATTACCGACCAGACTGCCAAGATTACAGCAAATTTCTCAAACAAATAGCCACCACTCCTCACCAAAGTTGCCTGCTGATTCTCAGTTGGGAAAAACCCATAGAAATTGCCACCTTAGAAGGGATAAAAAGTCCCTGCCGCACATTAAAAATTGATGGTTTAGGGGAATCCGCCAAAGAAATATTAACCGAAATGGAATTAACCGACGAAGATAGATGGTTAGAATTAATTCAACTTTACAACGGCAATCCTTTATGGTTAAATATAGCGGCCAATACGATTCAAGAACTCTTTGACGGCAGCGTGGCTGATTTCTTATCCGGTGAGAGTGTATTTTTGGGAGATTTAGAAATAATATTGCAAGAACATTATCAACGATTATCCCAGATAGAAAAACAAGCGCTTTGTTGGTTAGCCCGCCAAGAAACAGCCGGGGATATTTCCGCACATCCGCCAGATTTACCTCTCTCGGAGTCTGACTTCTTAAAAGCGGTGCAATCTTTATTAAAACGCGGTTTAATTGAAAAGGTAAAAGGAAACGGGCGATCGCGCTTCACCCTGCAACCGGCTATTCAACAATATGTGAAAAATCAATTTTAG
- a CDS encoding HEAT repeat domain-containing protein — protein MEILETQAKQPIRALALQGLGRIRDPHIKQALAACDTEEDLQVLRDVANEVKGKGEVSGDLTRWAAAWAIENIGFSQDAIPHLEGGALTEPPYRIRNEIIGRKLQEIGRIQILDSRNEVTPEYEINLEFWLYGPTEELFRANFNLPQYQTLVGNVIYFLNVRGIELAIDKDRSFLQIDDERKRRWLQEQALRIAGSKFAEFTEFEQKRAYKTIEDKDFLSNDYNQDIPLRNLAAQAIKQAGSWLDPSIRSRSFVICEEWEKAVAIGEPALAHLQEVIERKLKLTTSENELRQHQIKALETILAIFDKNYTEISASNHQIVDCLLLTEFLSNNYNNNISWRKSAAQAIKQAGSWLYPSIRARSFVICEQWQQVAAIGEPAVSHLEEVIERNLRLAASEDEIINQQIKAVETINQIQFAELSEKIKKLVKVLLLCPEEQVRKATARLLEPHKGVVPNIANLVDALLFEYTLEKPELKDLTVPQMDERLSSCREKESVIATTFANAIAEANSLARTYSKSTSAAQEFLQNKQEAYLSDIRGWITQLEKQIAETSRYQKKIKYYQESLKDALSEIRGIDSELYKELMAVPKQTALNSTEYQTYNQCQNLSPDLEYIKSQFVPKINQGQAKLNKKSKERFEAGLWGMGIGVAIILFMTLVIDYL, from the coding sequence GTGGAAATTTTGGAAACCCAAGCAAAGCAACCGATACGGGCTTTAGCGCTGCAAGGTTTAGGTAGAATTCGCGACCCACACATTAAGCAGGCGCTGGCTGCTTGCGATACGGAGGAAGATTTACAGGTACTCAGGGATGTAGCCAATGAGGTAAAAGGCAAAGGGGAAGTTAGTGGCGATTTGACTCGCTGGGCGGCAGCTTGGGCAATTGAAAATATCGGATTTTCTCAGGATGCGATCCCACATTTAGAGGGAGGCGCACTGACAGAACCGCCCTATCGAATTCGGAATGAAATTATTGGCCGCAAGCTTCAGGAAATTGGGAGGATTCAAATACTCGATAGTAGAAATGAAGTTACTCCTGAATATGAAATAAATTTAGAGTTTTGGCTGTATGGGCCGACCGAAGAATTATTTCGAGCAAATTTTAACTTACCGCAATATCAAACGCTGGTAGGAAATGTTATTTATTTTTTAAATGTACGAGGAATTGAGTTAGCGATCGACAAAGATAGGTCTTTTTTACAAATTGATGACGAAAGAAAAAGACGTTGGTTGCAAGAACAAGCTTTGCGTATTGCTGGCTCGAAGTTTGCCGAATTTACGGAGTTCGAGCAAAAAAGAGCTTATAAGACAATAGAGGATAAGGATTTTTTAAGCAATGATTACAATCAAGATATACCGCTGAGAAACTTGGCGGCTCAAGCGATTAAACAAGCTGGTTCTTGGTTAGATCCTTCAATTCGATCCAGAAGCTTTGTTATCTGCGAAGAATGGGAAAAAGCAGTTGCTATTGGTGAACCGGCTCTGGCTCATTTGCAAGAAGTGATTGAAAGAAAGTTAAAGCTGACTACCAGTGAAAATGAGTTACGTCAACATCAAATTAAAGCTCTTGAAACAATTTTGGCGATTTTTGATAAAAATTATACTGAGATTAGTGCCAGCAACCATCAAATCGTCGATTGCCTACTATTAACAGAGTTTTTAAGCAATAATTACAATAATAATATCTCATGGAGAAAATCAGCAGCACAAGCCATTAAACAAGCTGGTTCTTGGTTATATCCTTCAATTCGAGCCAGAAGCTTTGTTATCTGTGAGCAGTGGCAGCAGGTAGCGGCTATTGGGGAGCCTGCGGTTTCTCATTTGGAAGAAGTTATCGAAAGAAACTTAAGACTTGCTGCCAGCGAGGATGAGATTATTAATCAGCAAATTAAAGCTGTGGAAACAATAAACCAAATTCAATTTGCTGAATTATCAGAGAAAATTAAAAAACTTGTAAAGGTACTACTGCTGTGTCCTGAAGAGCAAGTGCGAAAGGCTACCGCAAGATTATTAGAACCACACAAGGGAGTAGTTCCAAATATAGCTAATTTAGTAGACGCATTACTGTTTGAGTACACTTTAGAGAAACCCGAACTCAAGGATTTAACTGTTCCACAGATGGACGAGCGGCTATCGTCATGCAGAGAAAAAGAATCTGTTATTGCCACTACCTTTGCCAACGCGATCGCCGAGGCTAATTCCCTGGCAAGGACTTACTCCAAGTCTACCTCGGCAGCACAAGAATTTTTACAAAATAAGCAGGAAGCTTACTTATCAGATATTAGAGGTTGGATTACTCAACTAGAAAAACAAATTGCTGAAACTTCAAGATATCAAAAGAAAATTAAATATTATCAGGAAAGCCTCAAAGATGCTTTATCTGAAATTCGCGGTATCGATTCTGAACTTTATAAAGAGCTTATGGCTGTACCAAAGCAAACAGCCCTGAATAGCACGGAATACCAGACTTATAACCAGTGTCAAAATTTGTCACCTGACTTAGAATATATCAAAAGTCAATTTGTGCCAAAAATAAATCAAGGTCAAGCAAAATTAAATAAAAAAAGTAAAGAACGTTTTGAGGCTGGTTTATGGGGAATGGGAATTGGAGTTGCGATCATATTATTTATGACCTTAGTAATTGATTATTTATGA